CGGCTCGTTCCCTGCCCGGTGGTGACGACACTCCACGGAGTGGCCTGGGACGCGGCCACCCACGGCCTGCTGCGGCGCTACGCGTGGTCGCCGTTCGTTTCGATAAGCGACTCGGAACGCAGGAGGTTGCCTGAGTTGAACTATGTCGCCACCGTCCACAACGGCATACGCGTCGACGAGATCCCACCCGGCCCGGGGCGGGGCGGCTATCTGGCCTATGTCGGCCGGATGGCTCCGGAGAAGGCGCCAGATCTCGCCATCGACATCGCCCGGCGCGCCGGACTTCCCCTTCTCATGGCGGGCGTCGTGGAACCGAGGCACAGTCTGTTCTTCGACGAGGCGGTTCGACCAGGGCTCACGGGACGGGGCATCGAGTACCTCGGTTCGCTCGACAGGGCCGACGTCGCCTTCCTGTTGCAGGACGCCAGCGCCTTGCTCATGCCGCTCCGGTGGGACGAGCCGTTCGGCCTCGTGGCCGTCGAGGCCCTGGCGGCAGGCACCCCGGTCATCGGTTGGAATCGCGGGGCGATCCCGGAGATTCTCCGGGACGGGGAGACGGGGTTCATCGTCGACACCGTCGACGCAGCGATCGGTGCGATCCAGCGACTGTGGACGATCGACAGGGATGAGTGCCGACGCGACGCCGCAGAGCGCTTCAGCGATGCGGCGATGGCTGCAGGGTATGCGGACGTGTACCGCACGGTGACGAGTCAGAGTCAGGTCATCGAGTCGATCAGCTGACGTACGGGATCTGGGCTGCCCGGGTCAGGCGGTGGCGCGAGCCCTCCCCGGCTCCGACAGCAGCCTGGCGTATTGCTCGGCGATCCCTCTCCAGCCCAGCCCGAGACCGCGCCGCCGAGCCTCTTCAGCGTGGAACTCGTACAACGGGGCATCGTCGAGGATGCTGTGGATCGCCTTCGCCATCGCATCCGCATCGTGATCGACGACCAGCCCTGCTCCGTCGCTCAGCAGTTCGACGGCGTGGGGGAAACGGGTCGCCACGACCGGACGGCCTGCTGCGACGGCGTCGATGACCACTCCTGAGCACACTTGCTCGTCGTTGTCATATGGCACGATGACGACATCGCTCGATCGGACGAGCCGATGGAGCTCGAGGTCCCCCACGTACCTGTCGACGAACTCGACGATCCCGGTTGCGTCGAGCTCCTCCACCAGGCTCTCGAGGGAGCTGCGGTATGTCGTCCCAGTGGCGCGAATCACCTCTGGATGGGTCTGGCCGACGATCCGGTAACGCAATCCGGGCGTCACGCCCCTCAGCTTCGACACTGCCCTGATGGCGCGCTCGAGGCCTTTGCCGGGGCCGAGAAGCCCCCAGCTGATCAACTCGGTTCTCGGCGTGGGGCGCACGGGGACCGGGGCCCATCGGGAGCCGTGGTCGATCACCGCGACCTTCATCGGCGACACGTCGTAGCCGGCTGCGAGGAACGTTCGCGCCGCCATCGACGGCACGACGACGCGGCTGCTCGCAGCCGCGAGCGATTCGACGATGTCTCGCTGGCGTGCCGTCGGGTGCCGGAGCACTGTATGGAGAATCGAAACGATCGGGCGCTCGATGTGCTCCGTGAGGTCGATCACGGCGACTCCGTCATCGGCGCCGTAGATGCCGTACTCATGTTGGAGGACGACGACGTCCGTTCCGTTGAGATACCTGGCCGCGGCCCTCCTGCTCACCGTGCTCTCCGGATCGAACTCCATACTGGTCGCCGTCACCGTCTCGTCGAGGACCGGCTCGACGTTGCGACGGATCCTGGCGACGTCCACGGAGACGTTCGGGCTCTTGGCGCAGAGGCCCTGGGCGAGCGACTCTGCGAATCGGGCGATCCCGCAGCGACTGGGAGGATACGTGGACACCATCCCGGCCCGAAGGGCAGCCTTGTCGTGAATCGGTTGCTGGACCATCGGCCAGTAGTACCCCGGTTGGTTCACTTCAAACGCCGAGGCTCGGGCGGCTCTTCCGCTTCGCTCGTGTGTGACCCCATGCCGTCTCGATCCGGCGTCGATGGCGAGAATCGAGGCATCGCGCCCGGCGACCGCCGGCGCTCAACGTGACAGGCGAGCCACGAACCAGTCGCGTGCCAGCTCGGCTGCCGCCGCCAGGGTTCCGGGTTCCTCGAAGAGGTGGGTGGCCCCCGGCACGATGGCAATGCGGCTCTCGCATCTCAGCCTGCGTTGGGCGGCGCGGTTGAGCTCGATGACCTGGGTGTCGAGACTCCCGACGATCAACAGCGTGGGACTGGCCACGTCCTCGAGGCGGTCGGCCGCCAGGTCCGGCCTTCCGCCGCGTGAGACGACGGCCCGAACGTCCACGCCTCCCCCGGCGGCTGCCCAGAGAGCGGCTGCCGCGCCGGTGCTGGCTCCGAAGTAGCCGATCGCAGCGCCGCCCGTCTCCGGCTGCGCCGTGACCCAGGCCGTGGCCCCG
This is a stretch of genomic DNA from Acidimicrobiia bacterium. It encodes these proteins:
- a CDS encoding glycosyltransferase family 4 protein — translated: MTIRIAMLAPITHAYPPKGYGPWERVTHDLTERLVADGADVTLFAPGGSVTSAELVETVPIPLSSAVGGLDPRLAETEHIATAMEMASRGGFDVIHSHLHVHALAFSRLVPCPVVTTLHGVAWDAATHGLLRRYAWSPFVSISDSERRRLPELNYVATVHNGIRVDEIPPGPGRGGYLAYVGRMAPEKAPDLAIDIARRAGLPLLMAGVVEPRHSLFFDEAVRPGLTGRGIEYLGSLDRADVAFLLQDASALLMPLRWDEPFGLVAVEALAAGTPVIGWNRGAIPEILRDGETGFIVDTVDAAIGAIQRLWTIDRDECRRDAAERFSDAAMAAGYADVYRTVTSQSQVIESIS
- a CDS encoding glycosyltransferase, with protein sequence MNQPGYYWPMVQQPIHDKAALRAGMVSTYPPSRCGIARFAESLAQGLCAKSPNVSVDVARIRRNVEPVLDETVTATSMEFDPESTVSRRAAARYLNGTDVVVLQHEYGIYGADDGVAVIDLTEHIERPIVSILHTVLRHPTARQRDIVESLAAASSRVVVPSMAARTFLAAGYDVSPMKVAVIDHGSRWAPVPVRPTPRTELISWGLLGPGKGLERAIRAVSKLRGVTPGLRYRIVGQTHPEVIRATGTTYRSSLESLVEELDATGIVEFVDRYVGDLELHRLVRSSDVVIVPYDNDEQVCSGVVIDAVAAGRPVVATRFPHAVELLSDGAGLVVDHDADAMAKAIHSILDDAPLYEFHAEEARRRGLGLGWRGIAEQYARLLSEPGRARATA